The Anoxybacillus flavithermus genome has a segment encoding these proteins:
- a CDS encoding two-component sensor histidine kinase, producing MWEREEMTYINQHVLNNLFYILVSIFFFYFLYDHVRFFQQKKAHQHVLLIACLSVPLILCMKYPIYIAPDCVHDLRQVPFLIGTFYGGWTVSVPLLLILLVARFMMYGYQFITVAVYVMMCLCGSLFSPLFQQLTRKQRLVASAAMTFLLAIAATVLAVAISDFQVTESYVVDFILVPPVAVLFVVFIIETLREALLIRSKAIKLEKMEVVSQLAASISHEIRNPLTVVKGFMQLMKAKDISAETKEQYMNIALEELNRACMIIDDYLTFAKPFPEKMETFHVERELEKVIDMLRPFANMYGVQIVATLMPATMEGNAQYFRQCFLNIIKNGIEATTNGGKVYVDAYADEKTVTIVVRDEGEGMTKEQLARFGEPYFSTKEKGTGLGAMVSIRIIETMNGTWRIQSEKGRGTTMTVSFMLLEK from the coding sequence ATGTGGGAGCGTGAAGAAATGACATATATAAACCAACATGTGTTAAACAACTTATTTTACATTTTAGTAAGCATTTTTTTCTTTTACTTTTTGTACGATCACGTCCGTTTTTTTCAACAAAAAAAGGCGCATCAACATGTGTTGCTCATCGCATGTTTAAGTGTTCCCCTTATTTTATGTATGAAATATCCGATTTATATTGCACCAGATTGCGTGCACGATTTGCGGCAAGTGCCGTTTCTCATCGGCACGTTTTACGGCGGATGGACGGTGAGCGTGCCACTATTGCTTATTTTGCTTGTGGCGCGCTTTATGATGTATGGATATCAGTTTATTACGGTTGCGGTATATGTGATGATGTGTCTATGCGGCAGCTTGTTTTCTCCGTTGTTTCAGCAGCTTACAAGAAAGCAGAGGCTCGTTGCTTCGGCGGCGATGACGTTTCTTTTGGCGATTGCAGCAACGGTGTTGGCGGTCGCCATTTCCGATTTTCAAGTGACGGAATCGTACGTTGTCGATTTTATTCTCGTTCCTCCTGTTGCGGTGTTGTTCGTTGTGTTTATCATTGAAACATTGCGAGAGGCGTTGCTTATTCGTTCAAAAGCGATCAAGTTGGAGAAAATGGAAGTCGTCAGTCAGCTTGCCGCAAGCATTTCTCATGAAATTCGCAATCCTCTGACAGTCGTCAAAGGTTTTATGCAACTGATGAAAGCAAAAGACATATCAGCGGAAACAAAAGAGCAATATATGAATATCGCCCTCGAGGAATTAAACCGCGCTTGCATGATCATTGACGATTATTTAACGTTTGCGAAGCCGTTTCCTGAAAAAATGGAGACGTTTCATGTGGAGCGAGAGTTAGAAAAAGTGATCGACATGTTGCGTCCGTTTGCGAACATGTATGGCGTACAAATTGTCGCAACACTCATGCCTGCCACGATGGAAGGAAACGCACAATATTTTCGGCAATGTTTTTTAAATATAATAAAAAATGGCATTGAAGCAACAACAAATGGCGGTAAGGTATATGTCGATGCCTACGCCGATGAAAAAACGGTTACGATCGTTGTGCGCGATGAAGGGGAAGGGATGACGAAAGAGCAACTTGCTCGTTTTGGTGAGCCGTATTTCAGCACGAAAGAAAAAGGGACAGGGCTCGGGGCGATGGTGTCGATTCGCATCATTGAAACGATGAACGGAACATGGCGCATTCAAAGTGAAAAAGGGCGTGGAACGACGATGACAGTTAGCTTTATGTTATTAGAAAAATAA
- a CDS encoding gluconate transporter, whose amino-acid sequence MASSSLILIVIAGISLLLFLIIRSKLHAFVALLLVSLLVGIAAGMPLKNVIESIQNGMGGTLGFVAVVVGLGAMFGQMLEASGGAERLAQTLMKKFGESKAQWALGITGFFVAIPVFFDVGFIILVPIVYGLAKKTGRSLLYYGIPLLAGLAVTHSFIPPTPGPIAVANLIGADLGWVILFGFIAGIPAMIVAGPLFGKYISQKIHASIPPYMEWKEHEDEKDLPSFSLIATIILIPLLLILMNTVSGVVLPEKSTLRSFFTFLGHPFVALTIATLLAFYFLGRKRGLSKQQVQDIATKALEPAGIIILVTGAGGVFKQILVDSGVGKVLADMMATSSLPPIVLAFIIAALVRISQGSATVAMVTSAGLMAPFIETLGLTGPILGLITIAIAAGATILSHVNDSGFWLVNRYFGLEVKDTLKSWTVMETIIAFVGFLVVFVISWFV is encoded by the coding sequence ATGGCATCGTCTTCGTTAATTTTAATTGTTATCGCTGGAATTAGTTTGTTATTATTTCTTATTATTCGCTCGAAGTTGCATGCGTTTGTTGCGCTATTGCTCGTTAGCTTACTCGTTGGCATTGCGGCAGGGATGCCACTAAAGAATGTGATCGAGTCCATTCAAAACGGAATGGGGGGAACGCTTGGATTTGTTGCTGTCGTCGTCGGATTAGGTGCGATGTTCGGTCAAATGCTTGAGGCGTCTGGGGGAGCAGAGCGTTTAGCACAAACGTTAATGAAAAAGTTTGGCGAAAGTAAAGCGCAGTGGGCGCTTGGAATTACGGGATTTTTCGTTGCGATCCCTGTATTTTTCGACGTTGGCTTTATTATTCTTGTGCCGATCGTTTACGGGTTGGCGAAAAAGACAGGTCGTTCGCTTTTGTATTATGGCATTCCTTTGCTCGCTGGTTTGGCGGTGACGCATAGTTTTATCCCTCCAACGCCTGGGCCGATTGCGGTGGCGAATTTAATCGGGGCTGATTTAGGTTGGGTCATTTTATTTGGATTTATTGCAGGTATTCCTGCGATGATTGTGGCAGGACCGCTATTTGGAAAGTATATTTCACAAAAAATTCATGCTTCCATTCCGCCATACATGGAATGGAAAGAACATGAGGATGAAAAAGATTTGCCAAGCTTTAGTTTAATTGCAACGATCATTCTTATTCCGTTGTTGCTTATTTTGATGAATACAGTTTCAGGTGTTGTGTTGCCAGAAAAAAGTACGCTTCGATCGTTTTTCACGTTTTTAGGACATCCGTTTGTTGCTTTAACGATCGCTACGTTGCTTGCTTTTTATTTCTTAGGACGAAAGCGCGGTCTTTCTAAACAACAAGTACAAGATATTGCGACAAAGGCGTTAGAACCAGCGGGAATTATCATTCTTGTCACAGGTGCTGGTGGAGTGTTTAAGCAAATTTTAGTCGATTCAGGCGTCGGCAAAGTGCTTGCTGATATGATGGCAACATCTTCGTTACCACCAATCGTTCTTGCATTTATTATCGCAGCGCTTGTCCGCATTTCACAAGGATCAGCAACGGTGGCAATGGTCACCTCTGCCGGATTAATGGCACCGTTTATTGAGACGCTAGGCTTGACAGGGCCAATATTGGGGTTAATTACCATTGCGATTGCGGCAGGGGCAACGATTCTTTCACACGTCAACGACTCTGGTTTTTGGCTTGTGAATCGCTACTTTGGCCTAGAAGTGAAAGATACGTTAAAGTCATGGACAGTAATGGAAACGATCATCGCTTTCGTCGGTTTCTTAGTTGTATTTGTTATTAGTTGGTTTGTGTAA
- a CDS encoding gluconate kinase codes for MDSNQVVIGVDIGTTSTKAVIFEEDGRIRAMHAVEYPMLHPQPGWAEQDPHVLFSAMMQSIRGAIYKGGVSSERVKAVGLSVAMHSLMLVDDHHRPLTNCIIWTDNRSNKQAEQLRASEKGIDIYRKTGTPIHPMSPLAKLMWFKEHMPHVFERTHKFISIKEYVLYQWFQQYVVDYSIASATGLFSLQTFDWDEEILQFLHIDRQQLSQLVPTTYTLRGMDKKWAEQLGISRNTPVVIGASDGVLANVGVGAVLPHEAAITIGTSGAVRTISSVPKTDERGRTFCYVLTENEWVVGGPTNNGGILLRWLRDEFGAQEKEVAKRLGIDPYDLLTQYAARVPAGAEGLLFLPFLSGERAPYWDAHARGTFFGISLQHKREHFIRAVMEGVCMSVFSVALAVRDVIGPLSEIRVSGGFAKSPFWRQMLCDMMGKELLVPETHEASALGAAALALYAQGDISSLQEVKSWLRISSRHEPNEQHTAIYAELFDLYTRLYMKLKDEFPIISSFQSKYV; via the coding sequence ATGGATAGTAACCAAGTAGTCATCGGAGTAGATATTGGTACAACAAGCACAAAAGCTGTCATTTTTGAAGAAGATGGGCGTATTCGAGCGATGCATGCGGTTGAATATCCGATGCTTCATCCTCAACCCGGATGGGCGGAACAAGACCCTCACGTCCTTTTTTCAGCGATGATGCAAAGTATACGAGGGGCGATATACAAAGGGGGCGTTTCATCGGAACGAGTGAAGGCGGTCGGGCTGAGTGTAGCGATGCATTCGCTCATGCTAGTCGATGATCATCATCGCCCGTTGACGAATTGTATCATTTGGACGGACAATCGCAGCAACAAGCAAGCTGAACAGTTGCGAGCAAGTGAAAAAGGGATAGACATATATAGAAAAACAGGAACACCTATTCATCCGATGTCGCCGCTTGCTAAGTTAATGTGGTTTAAAGAGCATATGCCACACGTATTCGAACGCACACATAAGTTTATTTCTATTAAAGAATATGTGTTATACCAATGGTTTCAACAATATGTTGTCGATTATTCAATTGCCTCAGCTACCGGCTTATTTTCTTTACAGACGTTTGATTGGGATGAAGAAATTTTGCAATTCCTTCATATTGATCGTCAGCAACTATCGCAACTTGTCCCAACGACATATACACTACGGGGGATGGACAAAAAATGGGCGGAACAGCTTGGAATTTCCCGAAATACGCCTGTTGTTATCGGCGCAAGTGATGGTGTACTCGCAAACGTCGGGGTCGGCGCAGTACTTCCTCATGAGGCGGCAATTACGATTGGAACAAGCGGTGCGGTACGAACGATTTCATCCGTTCCAAAAACGGACGAAAGAGGGAGGACGTTTTGTTATGTGTTGACGGAAAATGAATGGGTCGTTGGGGGGCCGACAAATAATGGCGGCATTTTACTTCGATGGTTGCGCGATGAATTTGGGGCGCAAGAAAAAGAAGTCGCAAAACGGCTCGGGATCGATCCGTACGATTTATTGACGCAATATGCGGCACGTGTACCCGCAGGGGCAGAAGGGTTGTTATTTTTACCGTTTTTGTCAGGGGAGCGAGCACCCTATTGGGATGCACATGCACGTGGGACATTTTTCGGCATTAGTTTGCAACATAAGCGTGAACATTTTATTCGTGCTGTCATGGAAGGGGTTTGTATGAGCGTCTTTTCCGTTGCCCTTGCGGTTCGGGATGTCATCGGACCGTTATCAGAAATTCGGGTGTCGGGCGGATTTGCGAAATCGCCGTTTTGGCGCCAAATGTTGTGCGATATGATGGGGAAAGAGTTGCTCGTCCCAGAGACGCATGAAGCCTCTGCGCTAGGGGCAGCAGCACTAGCGCTTTATGCGCAAGGTGATATTTCATCGCTTCAAGAAGTAAAATCGTGGTTGCGTATTTCATCGCGCCATGAGCCGAATGAACAACATACAGCGATATATGCGGAACTATTTGATTTGTATACAAGATTATATATGAAGTTAAAAGATGAGTTTCCAATCATCTCTTCGTTTCAAAGTAAATATGTATAA
- a CDS encoding LacI family transcriptional regulator yields MRKVTMADVAKLANVSKSTVSQYLNKRYEYMSEETKKRIAEAIEQLQYRPNVIARSLKQKSTATIGVIVFNILHMLTTQVLRAIEDMCQQHGFHVIVCNTDDDPEKERQYIDMLWAKQVDGFIIFPTGKNVDLYKKMIEARLPLVFVDRTVEGVDADAVLLDNERAVQLAVRYLVDQGYKHIGLVAPPFAPHVVPRVERIAAFQRALREARLPVEKEWIIAERVNHISERLDVLLHQNKLPEAIFAINDLTLMEVLTFTKNHQLTIPNDVAIISIDDIPFASVYTPSLTTIAQPTFEMGKKAAERLFMQMNGETSPQMFRFAPKLIERDSAKKRGDNDG; encoded by the coding sequence TTGCGAAAAGTTACGATGGCTGATGTAGCGAAACTAGCAAATGTTTCAAAAAGTACAGTGTCGCAATATTTAAACAAAAGATATGAATATATGAGTGAGGAAACGAAAAAGCGCATTGCAGAGGCGATTGAGCAGTTACAGTATCGCCCGAATGTCATTGCTCGCAGTTTAAAGCAAAAATCAACAGCGACGATCGGCGTTATCGTTTTTAACATTTTACATATGTTGACGACGCAAGTGTTGCGAGCGATTGAAGATATGTGCCAACAACATGGTTTTCATGTCATCGTCTGTAATACAGATGATGATCCTGAAAAAGAAAGACAATATATTGATATGCTATGGGCGAAGCAAGTGGATGGTTTTATCATTTTCCCAACAGGAAAAAACGTAGATTTGTATAAAAAAATGATTGAAGCGCGTCTCCCGCTCGTATTTGTTGACCGAACCGTTGAGGGAGTCGACGCAGATGCGGTTTTATTAGATAATGAACGAGCTGTGCAGTTAGCTGTACGCTACCTCGTTGATCAAGGATATAAACATATTGGGCTTGTCGCACCGCCGTTTGCGCCTCATGTCGTTCCGCGAGTGGAACGGATCGCAGCATTTCAGCGTGCATTACGCGAGGCTCGTCTTCCTGTCGAAAAAGAATGGATTATCGCTGAACGAGTGAATCATATTTCGGAGCGATTAGACGTGCTTCTTCATCAAAATAAACTGCCTGAAGCGATATTTGCGATTAATGATTTAACGTTAATGGAAGTATTGACATTCACTAAAAACCATCAACTCACGATTCCGAACGATGTAGCGATTATTAGCATTGACGACATTCCATTCGCATCTGTTTACACCCCTTCATTAACAACGATTGCCCAACCGACGTTTGAGATGGGAAAAAAGGCGGCAGAACGGTTGTTTATGCAAATGAATGGCGAGACTTCGCCACAAATGTTTCGGTTTGCTCCAAAGTTAATAGAAAGGGATTCAGCGAAGAAAAGAGGAGATAACGATGGATAG
- a CDS encoding amino acid permease: MSLFRKKSIDALMSESGKNGATLKKELGAFDLTMLGIGAIIGTGIFVLTGVAAAEHAGPALVLSFILSGLACVFAALCYAEFASSVPVSGSAYTYSYATFGELIAWMLGWDLILEYGVAASAVAAGWSGYFQGLLAGFGIELPKALTSAYDPANGTFIDVPAIVIVLLITFLLTQGVRKSARFNAVMVVIKVAVILLFIAVGVWYVKPENWTPFMPFGFSGVAAGAATVFFAYLGFDAVSTAAEEVRNPQRNMPIGIIASLAICTLLYIAVSLILTGIVPYDQLGVKNPVAFALNYIQQDWVAGFISLGAITGITTVLLVMLYAQTRLFYAISRDGLLPSLFAKVSERKQVPLVNSWVTGIAVSIFAGVIPLNKLAHLTNIGTLFAFTTVAIGILILRKTEPNLKRSFMVPFVPVIPLLAVAFCTYLALQLPATTWLSFGGWLAIGLVIYFLYGRKHSKLNETNVAQKQVS, translated from the coding sequence ATGAGTTTGTTTCGGAAAAAGTCCATTGATGCGCTTATGAGCGAATCAGGAAAAAATGGGGCAACGCTCAAAAAGGAATTAGGCGCATTTGATTTAACGATGCTTGGCATCGGTGCGATTATCGGGACGGGCATTTTCGTCTTAACGGGGGTAGCGGCTGCCGAACATGCGGGACCAGCGCTTGTCCTTTCGTTTATTTTATCTGGATTGGCGTGCGTATTTGCGGCGCTTTGTTATGCGGAGTTTGCATCGAGCGTTCCGGTGTCAGGAAGCGCGTATACGTACAGCTATGCGACATTTGGGGAATTAATTGCTTGGATGCTCGGTTGGGATTTAATTTTAGAGTATGGAGTGGCAGCTTCGGCTGTTGCGGCAGGTTGGTCTGGCTATTTCCAAGGATTGCTTGCGGGATTTGGCATTGAGTTGCCGAAAGCATTAACGAGCGCTTACGATCCAGCAAACGGGACGTTTATTGATGTGCCCGCCATTGTCATCGTCTTGCTTATTACGTTTTTATTGACGCAAGGGGTGAGAAAATCCGCTCGTTTTAATGCGGTGATGGTCGTTATTAAAGTGGCGGTCATTTTATTGTTTATTGCGGTTGGCGTATGGTATGTGAAGCCAGAAAACTGGACGCCGTTTATGCCGTTTGGATTTTCCGGTGTTGCGGCAGGAGCTGCGACGGTGTTTTTCGCTTACTTAGGGTTTGATGCGGTATCGACAGCGGCGGAAGAAGTGCGCAATCCGCAACGCAACATGCCGATCGGCATTATCGCATCGCTTGCCATTTGTACGTTGCTTTACATTGCGGTGTCGCTTATTTTGACAGGCATTGTGCCGTATGATCAGTTGGGAGTCAAAAATCCAGTTGCTTTTGCGTTAAACTATATTCAACAAGATTGGGTTGCGGGATTTATTTCGCTCGGTGCGATTACAGGCATTACGACGGTGCTTCTTGTCATGCTTTATGCACAAACGCGCCTCTTTTATGCGATTAGCCGCGACGGTTTGCTTCCGTCATTGTTTGCGAAAGTGAGCGAGCGGAAACAAGTGCCGCTTGTTAACTCATGGGTGACAGGCATTGCCGTTTCTATTTTTGCAGGGGTCATTCCGTTAAATAAATTAGCGCATTTAACAAATATCGGAACGTTATTTGCATTTACGACTGTTGCGATCGGTATTTTAATTTTACGCAAAACAGAGCCGAACTTAAAACGAAGCTTTATGGTGCCGTTTGTACCGGTCATTCCGCTTCTTGCGGTCGCGTTTTGTACGTATTTAGCACTTCAGCTTCCAGCAACGACGTGGTTAAGCTTTGGCGGCTGGTTAGCAATTGGTCTTGTCATTTACTTCTTGTACGGTCGTAAACATAGTAAATTAAATGAAACGAACGTCGCGCAAAAACAAGTAAGTTAA
- a CDS encoding tetracycline resistance MFS efflux pump, with protein MNDRRYLPLLFIVMFFVMVGFGIIIPVLPFYAEQIGATPTQLGWLMAVYSFMQFLFAPMWGRLSDRYGRKPFLLLGIFGLALSFFLFALATKLWMLFAARIIGGFLSAATMPTAMAYVADVTTEENRGKGMGIIGAAVGLGFIFGPAIGGVFSKHSLTVPFWVAGGLSLMTAIFVFFFLNESLSREKRSDGETRRPSIRTALRSDVSRLYMLQLIVTFSLAGLEATFAYFAAQRAGLASTELGYIFMIMGLAGAVVQGGLLGKLIQSFGEGTVIRAGLFLSVLGFSLILLIHNFWTAALYLTIFGIGNGVIRPCVSALLTKHTTDGQGTATGLLSSFDSLGRIGGPAIAGWLFTLKPSLPYITGIVLTFVSFVLFQSFQHTMMQKGSV; from the coding sequence ATGAACGATCGGCGTTATTTGCCGCTTTTATTTATTGTCATGTTTTTTGTCATGGTTGGATTTGGCATTATTATTCCAGTCCTTCCGTTTTACGCTGAACAAATCGGGGCTACCCCAACACAACTCGGCTGGTTAATGGCGGTATATTCGTTTATGCAATTTTTATTTGCGCCGATGTGGGGACGGCTGTCTGATCGTTACGGACGCAAGCCGTTTTTGTTGCTCGGCATTTTTGGTTTAGCGCTTTCGTTTTTCTTGTTCGCCTTAGCGACAAAACTTTGGATGTTGTTTGCGGCGCGCATCATCGGCGGCTTTTTATCAGCCGCAACGATGCCGACAGCGATGGCATACGTTGCCGATGTGACGACCGAGGAAAATCGCGGAAAAGGCATGGGCATCATCGGCGCAGCGGTCGGGCTCGGCTTTATTTTCGGACCAGCCATTGGCGGCGTGTTTTCGAAACATAGCTTAACTGTTCCGTTTTGGGTTGCAGGCGGTTTATCGCTCATGACTGCCATATTCGTTTTCTTTTTCTTAAACGAGTCGCTTTCGAGAGAGAAACGATCAGACGGTGAGACGAGACGTCCATCTATCCGAACGGCGCTGCGAAGCGATGTGTCGCGCCTGTACATGTTGCAGTTGATCGTCACGTTTTCGCTTGCGGGGCTGGAAGCGACGTTTGCGTATTTTGCGGCTCAACGTGCCGGACTTGCTTCTACTGAACTCGGTTATATTTTTATGATTATGGGACTTGCTGGGGCGGTCGTTCAAGGAGGACTTCTTGGCAAACTTATTCAATCATTCGGCGAAGGAACGGTCATTCGCGCTGGACTATTTCTTTCCGTGCTCGGCTTTTCGCTCATTTTATTGATCCATAACTTTTGGACAGCTGCCCTATACTTAACGATTTTCGGCATCGGTAACGGCGTCATTCGCCCATGTGTATCCGCCTTATTAACGAAACATACGACCGACGGACAAGGAACTGCAACAGGGCTGTTATCATCGTTCGATTCACTCGGGCGCATCGGCGGACCGGCAATTGCAGGCTGGCTATTTACATTGAAGCCGAGCTTGCCGTATATAACGGGCATTGTGCTTACGTTCGTTTCATTCGTCCTGTTTCAATCGTTTCAACACACCATGATGCAAAAAGGCTCCGTTTAA
- a CDS encoding glycosyltransferase, with amino-acid sequence MTVLAIVVPCYNEEEMLPETIEQLRALRQQLIDEHLISSESKIVFVDDGSRDKTWAIIYKACLRYEEIKGIKLAGNAGHQHALLAGMIAAKQLAHCVVTMDADLQDDIYVVREFVRKFQEGYDIVYGVRKKRDVDSYMKRWTAEVFYRFMNRIGVKLIYNHADYRLMSRRAVEALAQFREVNLFLRGVVPLLGFPSTAVYYDRKERKAGVTKYPFMKMIRFAFDGLTSFSMMPIRFVSLLGFCSFVVSVLFALYVLFLKMTGHTQTGWTSLIMSIWLVGGLQLMAIGLVGEYIGKVYKETKQRPRYIVDVDLLNGPMIARHEREKLAEEIS; translated from the coding sequence ATGACCGTTTTAGCAATCGTTGTGCCTTGTTATAACGAGGAGGAGATGTTGCCGGAGACGATCGAACAGTTGCGGGCATTGCGGCAACAACTTATCGATGAACATCTCATTTCTTCGGAAAGTAAAATTGTGTTTGTCGATGATGGGAGCCGCGACAAGACGTGGGCGATCATTTATAAAGCGTGTTTGCGCTACGAAGAAATAAAAGGCATTAAACTAGCGGGAAACGCAGGGCATCAACATGCGCTGTTAGCGGGGATGATTGCCGCTAAACAACTGGCGCATTGCGTTGTGACGATGGATGCTGATTTACAAGACGACATATACGTCGTTCGCGAGTTTGTGCGCAAATTTCAAGAAGGATACGACATCGTCTACGGGGTAAGAAAAAAGCGCGACGTTGACTCGTATATGAAACGATGGACGGCTGAGGTGTTTTATCGCTTCATGAATCGCATCGGGGTGAAGTTGATTTATAATCATGCCGACTATCGCCTTATGAGCCGGAGGGCAGTCGAAGCGCTAGCGCAATTTCGTGAAGTGAATCTGTTTTTACGTGGCGTTGTGCCACTTCTTGGCTTCCCATCGACGGCCGTATATTATGACCGAAAAGAGCGGAAAGCAGGAGTGACGAAATATCCATTCATGAAAATGATTCGTTTTGCGTTTGATGGGTTAACATCGTTTAGTATGATGCCGATTCGTTTCGTCTCCCTTCTCGGTTTTTGTTCGTTTGTTGTGAGCGTATTATTTGCGTTATATGTGCTATTTTTAAAAATGACAGGCCATACGCAGACGGGCTGGACGTCGCTCATCATGTCCATTTGGCTTGTCGGAGGCTTGCAGCTCATGGCGATCGGTTTAGTCGGGGAGTATATCGGGAAAGTGTATAAAGAAACGAAACAACGTCCGCGCTATATTGTCGACGTCGATTTGTTAAATGGACCGATGATCGCAAGGCACGAGCGGGAAAAACTAGCTGAGGAAATTAGTTAA
- a CDS encoding FMN-dependent NADH-azoreductase, translating into MAKVLYITANPKQEQQSFSLSVGRAFLETYKQHHPEDEIVELHVYDTDIPYIDADVFSGWGKLQQGQAFEQLSKDEQQKVARINELCEQFMEADKYVFVTPMWNFSFPPKLKAYIDTICLAGKTFQYTEEGPVGLLKGKKALHIQARGGMYSEGPAKEMEFGDRYLRAVLSFIGITDVETIAVEGMNAFPNEAEAIKQQAIERAKDMAKRF; encoded by the coding sequence ATGGCAAAAGTACTTTATATTACTGCGAATCCAAAACAAGAACAACAATCATTTAGTTTATCTGTCGGGCGTGCGTTTTTAGAAACTTACAAACAACATCATCCAGAAGATGAAATCGTTGAACTACATGTATATGATACGGACATTCCGTACATTGATGCTGATGTATTTAGCGGCTGGGGCAAACTGCAACAAGGACAAGCGTTCGAGCAATTAAGCAAAGATGAACAACAAAAAGTGGCACGTATCAATGAGTTATGCGAACAATTTATGGAAGCTGACAAATATGTATTCGTCACACCGATGTGGAACTTTAGCTTCCCTCCAAAACTAAAAGCATATATTGATACGATTTGTCTTGCAGGAAAAACGTTTCAATATACGGAAGAAGGTCCTGTTGGGTTATTGAAAGGGAAAAAAGCGCTTCACATTCAAGCGCGCGGAGGCATGTACTCCGAAGGTCCGGCAAAAGAAATGGAATTTGGCGATCGCTATTTGCGTGCTGTCCTCTCTTTCATCGGCATCACAGACGTCGAAACGATTGCCGTGGAAGGTATGAACGCATTTCCAAACGAAGCAGAAGCCATTAAACAACAAGCGATCGAACGCGCGAAAGACATGGCAAAACGGTTTTAG
- a CDS encoding SAM-dependent methyltransferase, which translates to MAGHRFHHSKAEKLLNPKRRELIAPEDVVSLLHISEHDVVADLGAGNGYFTVPIAKTAKTVYAVDVQQEMLDLLKQHTEKEGVGNISYILSDVTATTIPAQSVDKGLMAFVLHEIDDRKAVLTEVARIMKPSGTFIFIEWEAVESEMGPPIHERIPSEQLMDEVKATFAHVELVHFHPSVYGIVMKK; encoded by the coding sequence ATGGCAGGGCATCGATTTCATCATTCGAAAGCAGAAAAGTTGTTGAATCCGAAAAGGAGAGAGTTGATTGCGCCAGAGGACGTCGTTTCGTTATTGCATATAAGCGAACATGATGTTGTCGCGGATTTAGGGGCAGGAAATGGGTATTTTACAGTGCCGATCGCTAAAACGGCAAAAACGGTATATGCGGTTGATGTGCAACAAGAAATGCTTGACTTACTGAAGCAACACACAGAAAAAGAAGGGGTCGGAAACATTTCTTACATCCTAAGCGATGTAACCGCAACAACAATTCCAGCGCAATCGGTTGATAAAGGATTGATGGCGTTTGTTCTTCATGAAATTGACGATCGTAAGGCGGTATTGACAGAAGTCGCTCGCATTATGAAGCCAAGCGGTACGTTTATATTCATCGAATGGGAAGCGGTCGAAAGTGAAATGGGTCCGCCGATTCATGAACGTATTCCGTCCGAGCAACTCATGGACGAGGTGAAAGCGACATTTGCGCATGTGGAGCTCGTTCATTTTCACCCGAGCGTATATGGAATCGTGATGAAAAAGTAG